In Burkholderia savannae, one genomic interval encodes:
- the cobA gene encoding uroporphyrinogen-III C-methyltransferase → MGKVYLIGAGPGAADLITVRGARLLAGADVVLHDALVEPAMLDYAPRARKIAVGKRCGQRSSAQHFINKQIVDAAREHAVVVRLKGGDPMLFGRADEEMRALEAAGIDYEVVPGITAALASAAALKRSLTLRGVARSVAFATKSRAPGSDEIREQVNADSLVYYMGRDSAPGIAQQLIDAGRARATPVAIVEACSTPRERTLTLTLAEMAAGAAQAWLDPAQPSLLMIGDAFAERGRLAGDASDDDARKNGMRDAA, encoded by the coding sequence ATGGGTAAGGTGTATCTGATCGGCGCAGGGCCGGGCGCGGCGGACCTCATCACGGTGCGCGGCGCGCGCCTGCTTGCCGGCGCCGACGTCGTGCTGCACGACGCGCTCGTCGAGCCGGCGATGCTCGACTATGCGCCGCGCGCGCGCAAGATCGCGGTCGGCAAGCGCTGCGGGCAGCGCTCGAGCGCGCAGCACTTCATCAACAAGCAGATCGTCGACGCGGCGCGCGAGCACGCGGTCGTCGTGCGGCTGAAGGGCGGCGATCCGATGCTGTTCGGCCGCGCGGACGAGGAGATGCGCGCGCTCGAAGCGGCCGGCATCGATTACGAAGTGGTGCCGGGCATCACCGCGGCGCTCGCGAGCGCCGCCGCGCTCAAGCGTTCGCTGACGCTGCGCGGCGTGGCGCGCAGCGTCGCGTTCGCGACGAAAAGCCGCGCGCCGGGCAGCGACGAGATCCGCGAGCAGGTGAACGCGGATTCGCTCGTCTACTACATGGGCCGCGACAGCGCGCCCGGGATCGCGCAGCAGTTGATCGACGCGGGGCGCGCGCGCGCGACGCCGGTGGCGATCGTCGAGGCGTGCAGCACGCCGCGCGAGCGCACGCTCACGCTTACGCTCGCGGAGATGGCGGCGGGCGCGGCGCAGGCGTGGCTCGATCCGGCGCAGCCGAGCCTGTTGATGATCGGCGACGCATTCGCCGAGCGCGGGCGGCTCGCGGGCGACGCATCGGACGACGATGCGCGCAAGAACGGGATGCGCGACGCGGCCTGA
- a CDS encoding sulfate adenylyltransferase subunit 1, with the protein MSIIENNEDLGVLRFITAGSVDDGKSTLIGRLLYDSKAVLSDQLSALSRAKNKRTVGDELDLALLTDGLEAEREQGITIDVAYRYFATAKRKFIIADTPGHEQYTRNMVTGASTAHAAIILIDATRVTFEGGLAQLLPQTKRHSAIVKLLDLQHVIVAINKMDLVDYSETRFNEIRDAYVKLAQQLGLTDVRFVPVSALKGDNIVAASERMPWYADEPLLNVLEALPVETQAHDALRFPVQWVARQDGSSADDFRGYMGRIEAGEVKVGDEIVVLPSNRTATIAEIVAPVPGGTAAVERAFAGQTVTIRLAEDVDVSRGDTFVPRGESVEPAKKLEADLCWFDDAPLSPQRKYLLKQTTSTVFAKIGAVKQVLDVHTLSHATDRHDLKMNDIGRVALTLQKPIVCDTYDAHPGTGAFVLIDEATHHTVAAGMIRAFSA; encoded by the coding sequence ATGAGCATCATCGAGAACAACGAAGACCTCGGCGTGCTGCGCTTCATCACCGCGGGCAGCGTCGACGACGGCAAGAGCACGCTGATCGGCCGCCTGCTGTACGACAGCAAGGCCGTGCTGTCCGACCAGCTTTCCGCGCTGTCGCGCGCGAAGAACAAGCGCACGGTGGGCGACGAGCTCGACCTCGCGCTCCTGACCGACGGGCTGGAAGCCGAGCGCGAGCAGGGCATCACGATCGACGTCGCGTACCGCTATTTCGCGACCGCGAAGCGCAAGTTCATCATCGCCGACACGCCGGGCCACGAGCAGTACACGCGCAACATGGTGACGGGCGCGTCGACGGCGCACGCGGCGATCATCCTGATCGACGCGACGCGCGTGACGTTCGAGGGCGGCCTCGCGCAGTTGCTGCCGCAGACCAAGCGCCACAGCGCGATCGTCAAGCTGCTCGACCTGCAGCACGTGATCGTCGCGATCAACAAGATGGATCTCGTCGACTACAGCGAAACGCGCTTCAACGAAATTCGCGACGCGTACGTGAAGCTCGCGCAGCAGCTCGGCCTGACCGACGTGCGCTTCGTGCCGGTGTCGGCGCTGAAGGGCGACAACATCGTCGCGGCGAGCGAGCGCATGCCGTGGTACGCGGACGAGCCGCTCCTGAACGTGCTCGAGGCGCTGCCCGTCGAGACGCAGGCGCACGACGCGCTGCGCTTCCCGGTGCAGTGGGTCGCGCGCCAGGACGGCAGCTCGGCCGACGATTTCCGCGGTTACATGGGCCGCATCGAAGCGGGCGAGGTGAAGGTGGGCGACGAGATCGTCGTGCTGCCGTCGAACCGCACGGCGACGATCGCCGAGATCGTCGCGCCGGTGCCGGGCGGCACGGCGGCGGTCGAGCGCGCGTTCGCGGGCCAGACGGTGACGATCCGCCTCGCGGAGGACGTCGACGTGTCGCGCGGCGACACGTTCGTGCCGCGCGGCGAGAGCGTGGAGCCGGCGAAGAAGCTCGAAGCGGATCTCTGCTGGTTCGACGACGCGCCGCTTTCGCCGCAACGCAAGTATTTGCTGAAGCAGACGACGAGCACCGTCTTCGCGAAGATCGGCGCGGTCAAGCAGGTGCTCGACGTGCACACGCTGTCGCACGCGACCGACCGCCACGACCTGAAGATGAACGACATCGGCCGCGTCGCGCTGACGCTGCAAAAGCCGATCGTCTGCGACACGTACGACGCGCATCCGGGCACGGGCGCGTTCGTGTTGATCGACGAGGCGACCCATCACACGGTCGCAGCGGGTATGATTCGTGCGTTTTCCGCGTGA